A single region of the Drosophila takahashii strain IR98-3 E-12201 chromosome 2R, DtakHiC1v2, whole genome shotgun sequence genome encodes:
- the jbug gene encoding filamin-A isoform X1 has product MDVKDIKGAKVTHAGLLKHNSDGSTETQKITHAGLVARSPEGTAAKGMNIRGNEDLWVEIQANTFRNWVNEHLRETGMQVHDWATDFCDGTCLCALVENLQTRPLKPSWNRRPANQHHYLENATTALKSIEADHIKLVNIGNVDIVNGNIKLILGLIWSLIVRYQIGRSKFPPRKLMLAWLQAALPDCRITNLTTDWNSGVNLAALLDYCQPGLFPHWRSLDPNQSVRNCTQTMDLAQREFGVPKVLEPEYLASPWLDELSGMTYLSYFMKPGGPGYNATMRWVNTQVKDPVKNFTTDWNDGRVMCEIIKGLGGSAPAPEKLSTDPFHYENNIRKAVDAGARLGVQPILTAKDMANPEVEHLGIMAYAAHLQWVPPRPPLSDLVNVYLESTSGRVGEPTHFRIDVMSRDISLSSVRCHVVPPSGQPGQPVRLNAHGEGVFVPERYGMHEIVVEIGEDSLGGHFFRALPRLLQVAPPGMAPCALGSLVEVLVNATGAPKTEDILVTAVSPTGISHNCPLKKIDEGHSAIFKPDEAGIWEIAITYQGRHIQGGPFTCAVFDASGVSVHGLDGAMPLRAHTFEVDARGVGVSGELHVDIVHDKHSLVCSVEKIVENKYRVTFMPRQNGKYRVYIYFNGYDVKGSPFIMRVGTKGRSGKTRSSPLHDSKHRSESPSMHFISTTNARHNDYRNSSLSRHNTAERTNSYSPQYSPKLDTTDYHSSSSRYYKRESEENQPPAPPPLSGSPTVKYLNSADLYTESLNGRRDSKTSNGSSTKNDYYYDKENELYSQRRGVTKTKLTPPREEREVTSTNTSSTTSSFQQRQQHQLATSTLTRSLSPIPSPTLNTRSSELHTHSPLTIKTSNQYESSTRNITSSPRHASVSPVQRYSPNSAYISTATHRMGSPLTSPVSKNGYESRTVEKSSTYKSTSNYVTDSNVRASPSLYGTAERLRRTGSPEPRIDHSSNVRVSSMKPASARRDSWDVINKTKHMLSHNSLESLANMTEKQLNTELQYNRPDLDHETHRNTQYNKFALHKQQQQSDYRRDSPDDGERYKPSAITVKSHSNNTYTDKSGGYTKTVKESSEHVVTESNGHGPSPGYGYSSLSRFRPIDSNATGARAIRVQDIPNGSIGRPVEFEIDGSKAGSGNLEILVNGGRVTSSVRSLGGQRFIASFTPHEHGTHTVQITFNGETVPGSPWHAEIMSSPGLTALGESTRLVPANTPAVFEILPPPGQSLSKGECVATVLTPSKSKLNARVTHEAANGAARIEFVPTEVGTHVIDASINGTKIAGGPLIAKVYDSSLIQVTEVNGGVVGQPCQFRVDASAAGEGQLEISINEGEVPNHVQVVGGGRCLVSFTPEQAKSHLIDIKFNGETVRGCPFVCAVADTSRVLLNLSNLELIPVNRPSSFHITVSGGGAAELAVSVRGPQGELPVRVTGDIHAGFTAEFTPTTVGGHSINVEYNGFAVQGTPFLAKSYDASKVVVGSVSRGTMGRPVQFTVDAGDAGEGNLEITISAKGQNIPTQVHPQGSARFSVSFVPTESCEHTINVSFNKMPVPGCPITVGISGGVAGPQVSLGGPGPVHQTNSFVINHNGGRLEDIEVNVEGPAGQSVPAQVHQSADGVFKAEFVPRVVGEHRVNVTVNGLATAGSPYAAKVYDVSAIKVKNVSSGTVGKAVTFLVETSQAGPGNLEVTVNGGRVPTSAQAQGQHTYAISFTPREAESHTVELRFNSQDVPGSPFTCRVAAAARIQSPETMDKVSVGRLFEFVVESDTKPTVEVLGPARRSVPVKIDPLGSATLGYNVKFEPMEVGDHSVEVRLPGGGHVEGSPFLLKAYSAEKVIVTDIRAGVVNKSVSFGINASQAGAGNLEIIVAVNGKNVPNFVQSEGNARFKVNFKPTEAATHSLSVRFNGHPVPGSPFSCHIAAAAASPSMGRLPRAMAMGECLKQAAVKMDNTFELEGFEGVEPQIFVTSPSGDNEHCQLSQHDGGSYSASFRPTTVGRHLISVTANDQHINGSPFSCNVFDVSRVSISGLEQQYGPANLGVPVTFSVDAAGAGEGTLELVVSTDSSTVKAEVVACARGLYDVTFVPQSTEPHYVNITFNEVAVDGSPFRVDIQQHTQHIQIGSLAAIDFPADDQIVEIFSPDQKSVPYSINRQTAEFRTHMTGNYTLRFIDRETRQHIGSRTLCVFDPTLVKITEVSEAFCHRPASIGVSLNEAGQGDLSALVRCGATEVPHTIRGPSKNGVYEIVYQPTRVAPHKISILFNEVPISLKPLEIGVLPASAGKEISVSGLGLYQSRVGKTTSFAIDTVKRPAREFDVVVSGPGGQALPVRCYQTKNGHLQAEFTINKPGQCVIEVLHQSKPLPGSPFTCESFDSSKVTTQGVTKEPLALHSPNSFTVRTDNAGTAELEAFAISPSNQSLPVLIAEQSEGVYNVEFVPSQPGNYKLTLMYGGETIPSSPLNFTASSSGVRNDARAAGHGLEVCHRNKEASFVVYCPIAPNVQIERLDEYGERIEPKIKALGNNEWRISYTILSVGKYEIRASCPNRGSFPGSPWHISCVESNKVTPVGGWGTLVDHDGRLILPARIIFDVENAGPGKLVCSIDGIEIPVDKMVDGKMCLNITGENLAAGEHDLDLTWSGLTITQCPRSAFVTGQQAADKVQLMGRGLAAAQAGEAAHFTIDASNAPAGRPEVILTSQDNTSLPVSLSQPRPSENIWMASYTPLKSTTGTLNLSVKWNGRLVKGCPLTVAVGSSMDASKVIASGEGLRHGIVGKDIKSWIDTRRAGPGELTAHCAGVRKVAYCELYDHGDATFTLNIKPQEPGRHLLTIKYGGQNVPGSPFALKVAGAPDASKVRVYGPGIEHGVLATFQSRFICDTRGAGAGQLTVRVRGPKGAFRVEMQRESQKDRTILCKYDPTEPGDYRVEVKWAGEFVPGSPFPVMIFDTEEELRRYLQGI; this is encoded by the exons ATGGACGTCAAGGACATTAAGGGCGCCAAGGTGACGCACGCGGGGCTGTTGAAGCACAACTCCGATGGCAGCACCGAAACGCAGAAGATCACCCACGCGGGCCTGGTGGCCCGCAGTCCCGAGGGCACCGCCGCCAAGGGCATGAACATCCGGGGCAACGAGGACCTGTGGGTGGAGATCCAGGCGAACACATTCCGCAACTGGGTCAACGAGCACTTGCGCGAGACGGGAATGCAG GTTCATGACTGGGCCACGGATTTCTGCGATGGCACTTGCCTGTGTGCTCTCGTCGAGAACCTGCAGACGCGTCCACTGAAGCCGTCGTGGAATCGCAGACCCGCCAACCAGCATCATTATCTGGAGAACGCCACCACGGCGCTGAAGTCCATCGAGGCGGATCACATCAAGCTGGTGAACATCGGCAATGTGGACATCGTCAATGGGAACATCAAGCTGATCCTGGGCCTGATCTGGTCCCTGATCGTGCGCTATCAGATCGGTCGCAGCAAGTTCCCGCCGCGCAAGCTGATGCTGGCCTGGCTGCAGGCCGCCCTGCCGGACTGCCGAATCACCAACCTGACCACCGACTGGAACAGCGGCGTCAACCTGGCCGCCCTGCTGGACTACTGCCAGCCGGGCCTGTTCCCGCACTGGCGCAGCCTCGATCCCAACCAGAGTGTGCGCAACTGCACCCAGACCATGGACCTGGCGCAGCGCGAGTTCGGAGTGCCGAAGGTCCTGGAACCGGAGTACCTGGCCTCGCCCTGGCTGGACGAGCTGTCGGGCATGACGTACCTCTCGTACTTCATGAAACCCGGCGGACCGGGCTACAATGCCACCATGCGCTGGGTGAACACGCAGGTCAAGGATCCCGTGAAGAACTTTACG ACCGATTGGAACGACGGGCGCGTAATGTGCGAAATAATTAAGGGACTCGGTGGCTCGGCGCCGGCACCGGAAAAGCTCAGCACCGATCCGTTTCACTACGAGAACAATATTCGCAAGGCGGTGGACGCAGGTGCCCGGCTGGGCGTCCAGCCCATCCTGACGGCCAAGGACATGGCCAACCCGGAAGTGGAGCACCTGGGCATCATGGCCTACGCGGCCCACCTGCAGTGGGTGCCGCCAAGGCCGCCGCTATCCGACCTGGTCAACGTCTACCTGGAGAGCACATCCGGTCGGGTGGGCGAACCG ACCCACTTCCGCATCGACGTCATGTCCCGGGACATAAGCCTCAGTTCGGTGCGCTGCCACGTGGTTCCTCCGTCCGGCCAACCAGGACAGCCCGTGCGCCTGAATGCCCACGGCGAGGGAGTCTTTGTGCCGGAGCGCTATGGGATGCACGAGATTGTGGTGGAGATCGGCGAGGACAGCCTGGGCGGACACTTCTTCCGGGCGCTGCCACGTCTGCTTCAGGTGGCGCCGCCGGGCATGGCGCCCTGTGCCCTGGGCAGCCTCGTCGAGGTGCTGGTCAATGCCACCGGGGCCCCGAAGACGGAGGACATCCTGGTCACGGCCGTCTCGCCCACGGGCATTTCGCACAACTGCCCGCTGAAGAAGATCGACGAGGGACACAGTGCCATATTCAAGCCGGACGAGGCGGGCATCTGGGAGATAGCCATCACGTACCAGGGCCGCCACATCCAGGGAGGACCCTTCACCTGTGCCGTGTTCGATGCATCGGGGGTCTCGGTTCATGGCCTGGATGGAGCCATGCCGCTGAGGGCTCATACCTTCGAGGTGGATGCACGCGGTGTGGGCGTTTCGGGGGAACTGCACGTGGACATTGTGCATGACAAGCACTCGCTGGTCTGCTCCGTGGAGAAGATCGTGGAGAACAAGTACCGGGTTACCTTCATGCCCAGGCAGAATGGCAAGTACCGGGTTTACATCTACTTCAATGGCTACGATGTCAAGGGTTCCCCATTTAT CATGCGCGTGGGCACCAAGGGAAGATCGGGCAAAACGCGCAGCAGTCCGCTGCATGATAGCAAACACCGCTCGGAGAGCCCCTCGATGCACTTCATCTCCACCACGAACGCCCGGCATAATGACTACCGGAACTCCTCCTTATCGAGGCACAACACGGCCGAGCGAACCAACAGCTACTCGCCGCAGTATTCGCCCAAGTTGGACACCACCGACTATCACAGTTCGAGTTCCAGGTACTATAAGCGGGAGAGCGAG GAGAACCAGCCGCCAGCTCCTCCACCACTGAGTGGCTCGCCCACGGTCAAGTATCTTAACTCGGCCGATCTGTACACGGAAAGCCTGAACGGACGACGTGACTCGAAGACCTCGAACGGCAGCTCCACGAAGAACGACTACTACTACGACAAGGAGAACGAGCTGTACAGCCAGAGGCGGGGCGTTACCAAGACCAAGTTGACGCCGCCGCGCGAGGAGCGCGAGGTGACCTCCACCAATAcgagcagcaccaccagcagcttCCAGCAGCGCCAACAGCACCAGCTGGCCACCAGTACCCTGACCAGATCGCTTAGTCCAATACCTAGTCCCACACTCAAT ACCCGCTCCAGCGAGCTGCACACCCACAGCCCGTTGACCATCAAGACGTCCAATCAGTACGAGAGCTCTACGCGAAATATCACCAGCAGTCCAAGACACGCCTCCGTTTCGCCCGTGCAACGTTACTCGCCGAatagcgcctacatttccacGGCCACCCACCGGATGGGAAGTCCTTTGACCAGTCCGGTGAGCAAG AATGGCTACGAGTCGCGAACTGTGGAAAAGTCCTCGACCTACAAGTCCACCTCGAACTATGTGACCGACTCGAATGTTCGCGCCAGTCCCTCGCTGTACGGAACTGCCGAGCGACTGCGTCGAACTGGATCGCCGGAGCCGCGCATCGACCACTCCTCCAATGTGAGGGTGTCCTCGATGAAACCGGCTTCCGCCAGGCGGGACAGCTGGGACGTTATCAACAAGACGAAGCACATGCTCTCGCACAATTCGCTCGAATCGCTGGCGAACATGACCGAGAAGCAGCTGAACACGGAACTACAGTACAACCGGCCGGATTTGGACCACGAGACGCACCGGAACACCCAGTACAACAAGTTCGCCCTGCataaacagcagcagcagtcggaCTATCGCCGGGATTCCCCCGACGATGGAGAGCGCTACAA ACCCAGTGCCATTACAGTCAAGTCACATTCGAACAACACGTATACGGACAAATCCGGTGGATATACTAAAACCGTAAAGGAGTCCAGCGAGCATGTGGTTACCGAGAGCAATGGGCACGGACCTTCTCCTGGTTACGGCTACAGCTCACTGTCCAGATTTCGACCCATAGACAGCAACGCCACTGGTGCCAGGGCCATTAGGGTGCAGGATATCCCGAACGGCTCCATTGGACGACCCGTCGAGTTCGAGATCGATGGCTCGAAGGCGGGCTCCGGCAACCTGGAGATCCTGGTCAACGGCGGGCGTGTCACCTCCTCGGTCCGCTCGCTGGGAGGTCAGAGGTTCATCGCCAGCTTCACGCCCCACGAACACGGAACGCACACGGTGCAGATCACTTTCAATGGCGAAACAGTTCCAG GTTCACCGTGGCACGCTGAAATCATGTCCTCACCCGGCCTGACCGCTCTGGGCGAATCCACTCGCCTGGTACCCGCCAATACGCCGGCGGTTTTTGAGATACTGCCGCCTCCTGGACAAAGCCTGAGTAAGGGCGAGTGCGTGGCAACGGTTTTGACCCCTAGCAAGTCGAAGCTGAACGCCAGAGTCACCCACGAGGCGGCAAATGGTGCCGCTCGCATCGAGTTCGTGCCCACCGAGGTGGGCACCCATGTGATCGATGCGTCGATCAACGGCACGAAGATCGCTGGCGGCCCGCTGATCGCCAAGGTCTACGACTCCAGCCTGATCCAGGTGACGGAGGTGAATGGCGGCGTGGTCGGCCAGCCGTGCCAGTTCCGCGTGGACGCCAGCGCCGCCGGCGAGGGCCAGCTGGAGATATCCATCAACGAGGGCGAGGTGCCCAATCATGTCCAGGTAGTGGGCGGCGGTCGGTGCCTGGTCTCCTTCACGCCGGAGCAGGCCAAGTCCCATTTGATTGACATCAAGTTCAATGGCGAAACGGTGCGCGGCTGTCCCTTCGTCTGCGCGGTGGCGGACACCTCGCGAGTGCTCCTGAATCTCTCCAATCTGGAGCTGATCCCGGTCAACCGGCCCTCCTCCTTTCACATCACCGTGAGCGGAGGCGGGGCCGCCGAGCTGGCCGTCAGTGTGCGCGGTCCCCAGGGCGAGTTGCCCGTCCGGGTGACCGGAGATATCCACGCTGGCTTCACCGCCGAGTTCACGCCCACCACGGTCGGCGGTCATTCGATTAATGTGGAGTACAACGGCTTCGCCGTCCAGGGCACCCCCTTCCTGGCCAAGTCCTACGACGCCAGCAAGGTGGTGGTGGGCAGTGTCTCGCGGGGAACCATGGGCCGACCGGTGCAGTTCACCGTGGATGCCGGCGATGCCGGTGAGGGCAATCTGGAGATAACGATTTCGGCCAAGGGACAGAACATTCCCACGCAGGTGCATCCGCAAGGCAGTGCAAG ATTTTCCGTTTCGTTTGTGCCCACGGAGTCGTGCGAGCACACGATCAACGTGTCATTCAACAAAATGCCCGTGCCCGGCTGTCCGATTACGGTCGGCATcagtgggggcgtggccgggccGCAGGTGTCCCTCGGAGGCCCGGGACCAGTGCATCAGACCAATTCTTTTGTAATCAATCACAATGGCGGCCGTTTGGAGGACATCGAGGTGAACGTGGAAG GACCCGCTGGCCAGTCGGTTCCGGCGCAAGTGCATCAGTCGGCCGACGGCGTCTTCAAGGCGGAGTTCGTGCCCCGAGTCGTGGGCGAGCATCGAGTGAATGTCACGGTCAACGGATTGGCCACCGCCGGAAGTCCCTATGCGGCCAAG GTCTACGATGTCAGCGCCATCAAGGTGAAGAATGTGAGCAGTGGCACAGTGGGCAAGGCAGTCACCTTCCTGGTGGAGACATCCCAGGCGGGACCCGGAAACTTGGAGGTGACCGTCAACGGCGGCAGGGTACCGACCTCCGCCCAGGCTCAGGGTCAGCACACCTACGCGATCAGCTTCACACCGCGCGAGGCTGAGAGTCACACGGTGGAGCTGCGCTTCAATAGCCAAGATGTTCCGGGCTCCCCGTTCACATGCCGCGTGGCAGCAGCCGCCCGCATTCAGTCCCCCGAAACGATGGACAAGGTCAGCGTGGGTCGGCTGTTTGAGTTCGTGGTGGAGTCGGACACCAAGCCCACTGTCGAGGTACTGGGCCCGGCCAGACGAAGTGTGCCCGTCAAGATCGACCCCTTGGGTTCGGCCACCCTGGGCTACAACGTCAAGTTCGAGCCCATGGAGGTGGGCGACCACTCGGTGGAGGTTCGTCTGCCCGGCGGTGGCCACGTGGAGGGCAGCCCCTTCCTGCTGAAGGCCTACTCCGCCGAGAAGGTCATCGTCACCGACATCCGTGCCGGCGTGGTCAACAAGAGTGTTAGTTTTGGGATCAATGCCTCGCAGGCGGGAGCCGGCAACCTGGAGATCATAGTGGCCGTTAACGGCAAGAACGTGCCGAACTTTGTCCAATCCGAGGGCAATGCCCGGTTCAAGGTGAACTTTAAGCCCACGGAGGCGGCCACCCACTCGCTGTCGGTGCGATTCAATGGACATCCGGTGCCGGGCTCGCCATTCAGCTGTCACATCGCCGCTGCAGCGGCTTCTCCCTCGATGGGACGACTACCCAGGGCCATGGCCATGGGTGAGTGCCTGAAGCAAGCGGCCGTCAAAATGGACAACACCTTCGAACTGGAGGGCTTCGAGGGCGTGGAGCCGCAGATATTTGTGACCTCGCCGTCGGGCGATAACGAGCACTGCCAGTTGAGTCAGCACGATGGAGGCAGTTACTCGGCCTCGTTTCGCCCAACCACCGTGGGTCGTCACCTGATCAGCGTGACTGCCAATGATCAGCACATCAACGGATCCCCCTTTAGTTGCAATGTCTTCGATGTCTCGAGGGTGAGCATCAGTGGCCTGGAGCAGCAGTACGGACCGGCCAACCTGGGTGTCCCCGTGACCTTCAGTGTGGACGCGGCGGGAGCTGGCGAAGGAACCCTCGAGCTGGTCGTCTCCACGGACAGCAGCACCGTCAAGGCCGAGGTGGTGGCCTGTGCCCGCGGCCTCTACGATGTGACCTTTGTGCCCCAGAGCACCGAACCGCACTACGTGAACATCACCTTCAACGAGGTGGCCGTGGACGGAAGTCCATTCCGCGTGGACATCCAGCAGCACACGCAGCACATTCAGATTGGCAGCTTAGCAGCCATTGATTTCCCAGCCGATGATCAGATCGTTGAGATCTTCTCGCCGGATCAGAAGTCGGTGCCGTATTCGATCAACAGGCAGACGGCGGAGTTCCGGACCCACATGACCGGGAACTACACGTTGCGGTTTATAGATCGCGAGACCCGTCAGCACATTGGATCGCGCACCCTGTGCGTCTTTGATCCCACCCTGGTGAAGATCACCGAGGTGAGTGAGGCCTTCTGCCACCGGCCTGCCAGCATCGGGGTGTCCCTGAACGAAGCGGGTCAGGGAGATCTTTCGGCTTTGGTGCGTTGTGGAGCCACCGAAGTGCCGCACACCATCCGCGGACCCAGCAAGAACGGAGTCTACGAGATTGTTTACCAGCCCACGCGTGTGGCTCCCCACAAGATCAGCATCCTGTTCAACGAAGTGCCCATCTCGCTGAAGCCCCTGGAGATCGGTGTTCTGCCCGCGAGTGCCGGCAAGGAGATCAGCGTCAGTGGACTGGGATTGTATCAGTCGCGAGTGGGCAAGACCACGTCGTTTGCCATTGACACGGTGAAGAGGCCGGCCAGGGAGTTCGATGTGGTGGTGTCGGGACCAGGTGGTCAGGCTCTGCCAGTGCGATGCTATCAGACGAAGAACGGACATTTGCAGGCGGAGTTTACCATCAACAAGCCGGGACAGTGTGTGATTG AGGTGCTGCACCAATCGAAGCCCCTGCCGGGTAGTCCCTTCACCTGCGAGTCCTTCGACAGCAGCAAGGTTACCACCCAGGGGGTCACCAAGGAACCGCTGGCCCTTCACAGTCCCAACAGTTTCACCGTTCGCACGGACAATGCCGGAACCGCCGAACTGGAGGCCTTTGCCATATCGCCCAGCAATCAGAGCCTTCCCGTTTTGATAGCCGAGCAGTCGGAGGGCGTCTACAACGTGGAGTTTGTGCCCTCGCAGCCGGGCAATTACAAGTTGACCCTGATGTACGGCGGAGAGACGATTCCCAGCTCGCCGCTTAACTTCACCGCCTCCTCCAGCGGCGTAAGGAACGACGCCCGGGCCGCTGGCCATGGACTGGAGGTGTGCCACCGGAACAAGGAGGCCTCCTTCGTGGTCTACTGCCCCATTGCGCCGAATGTCCAGATCGAGCGACTGGACGAGTATGGCGAGCGGATAGAGCCCAAGATCAAGGCGCTGGGCAACAACGAGTGGCGCATCTCGTACACCATTCTCTCCGTGGGCAAGTACGAGATCCGAGCCAGCTGTCCGAACAGGGGAAGCTTTCCGGGATCTCCGTGGCACATCAGCTGCGTGGAGTCCAACAAGGTCACGCCCGTGGGTGGCTGGGGCACTTTGGTGGATCACGATGGCCGTTTGATTCTGCCCGCCCGCATCATCTTCGATGTGGAGAATGCGGGTCCGGGTAAGCTGGTCTGCAGCATCGATGGCATCGAAATACCGGTGGACAAAATGGTAGACGGCAAGATGTGCCTGAACATCACGGGCGAGAATCTGGCTGCCGGCGAACATGATTTGGACCTGACTTGGAGCGGTCTGACCATCACCCAGTGCCCGAGGAGTGCCTTTGTGACGGGTCAACAGGCGGCGGATAAGGTGCAGCTCATGGGTCGTGGTTTGGCTGCAGCTCAGGCTGGAGAGGCGGCTCACTTCACCATCGACGCCTCGAATGCGCCGGCCGGCAGACCCGAGGTGATCCTCACCAGCCAGGACAACACTTCGCTGCCAGTGAGCCTGTCGCAGCCGAGGCCCTCGGAGAACATCTGGATGGCCTCTTACACTCCCCTGAAATCCACAACCGGCACTCTAAATCTGTCCGTCAAGTGGAACGGTCGCTTGGTCAAGGGATGTCCGTTGACGGTGGCCGTTGGCTCCTCGATGGATGCCTCGAAGGTCATAGCCTCCGGCGAGGGACTGCGTCATGGGATAGTCGGCAAGGACATCAAGTCCTGGATAGACACCAGGAGAGCAGGACCCGGCGAACTGACCGCCCACTGCGCCGGCGTACGCAAGGTGGCCTATTGCGAGCTGTACGACCATGGCGATGCCACATTCACCCTGAACATTAAGCCTCAGGAACCGGGTCGTCACCTGTTGACCATTAAATATGGTGGACAAAATGTGCCGGGTTCTCCGTTCGCACTGAAAGTGGCCGGAGCACCGGATGCCAGTAAA GTCCGCGTCTATGGTCCTGGTATCGAGCATGGCGTGTTGGCCACCTTCCAGTCGCGCTTCATCTGCGACACTCGAGGTGCTGGAGCTGGTCAGTTGACCGTTCGGGTTCGGGGACCCAAAGGAGCTTTCCGCGTGGAGATGCAGCGAGAGAGTCAGAAGGATCGCACCATACTCTGCAAA TACGATCCAACCGAACCGGGCGACTATCGCGTCGAGGTGAAATGGGCTGGAGAATTTGTGCCCGGATCGCCCTTCCCGGTCATGATCTTCGACACCGAGGAGGAGTTACGAAGGTACTTGCAGGGCATATGA